Genomic segment of Myxococcus stipitatus:
CGCGCGCATCCGCTGTCACGAGCTTGTCCGCGTCCGCCGCCGCGAGCAGCTCCGCGTCCGGAGGCCCGCCGGTGATGGCGAACGACAGCGCGGAGGCAATCTCCCGCTGCGTCAGCCACACCACCGCGCCGGGCTTGCCGGGCTCGCCCAGCTCCGTGCGGTAGAGGAACGACGCCGACGTCAGCACGGCTTGGATGACGAACTCCGCCGCCTTCTTCGGCTCCGACTCCTTGCGCACCGCCCTCCACAGCTCCAGCAGGTCCGCCTCCTCCTCCGCCAGCACCTGCCGCCGGAAGGCGCGCGCGCCCAGCGCCTTGATGAAGGAGCGCGCACACTCCTCCTCGCCCTTGCTGCCGGCGCACTCGTACTCGGTGGCCAGATTGCCCAGCGCGACGGGCCCCCAGTTCTGGTCCGCGATGGTGTCCAGCTGGTCAGCCAGGAGCGACGTCACCTGCAAGCGGTCATGCGTGGTGAAGCCCAGGATGGCGTCCTCGGGCGCCAGCAATTGCGCCATGGGCACCGGCGTGGGGTGCTTCACCACGGTGAAGACACTGTTGTCGTATTCCGCGCGCGTGAGTCGCCTCACTCGCGCGGGCGCCGCTTCCGAGACCTCAGGAGGGCGCCCGCCGGGCTTGTCGTCCGAGCAGGATGCGGTCACCAACATCAGGGCCGCGGGAAGGCATGAACGAATGATTCGCATACGAAAGACACCCTCTTTGCCAGCAGCCCCTGGAGTACCCCCTCTGAAGCGCCGGAACGCCGAGCAGTCTAACCGCTTGCACCGTCGCGGCCGTGGCTCTTTTTGCCGCGTGAAGTGAGGGCCCTGCACCACGCTCTTCCAAGTTCGCGAGAATCCCTCTCACGCGCCCGACACACGCCTACGTGAACGGCTCACGCGTTCACGAAACAAGACCCGCAATCCCCGCGGAGTGTCCATTGACCCACGCCACAGTTGCCCACCCGTTCGTGACGGAAGATGACCGCACTCCACGCACAATCACGCGCGAGCGCGCACGGTGACTCACGATGGGCGAGCGCGATGCTCGACACCCCGAGGTCCCGCCACCACGAGGTCCGTCGCCTCACGCAGGAAAAGTCCATGCTCGACGATGCCCGCGCGCGCCGCCATGCGCGCGGCCAGCACCTCCGGCGCGTCGATGGGCCCCCACGCGCAGTCGAGCACCCGGTTGCCCTGGTCCGTGAGGTACGGGGTTCCATCCGCGAGCACCCGAGGCACCACCCGCGCGCCCAGGGACTCGAGGAAGCGCCGCTGCGAATGCCAGCCGAAGGGCAGCACCTCCACCGGCACGGGCCAGTGCGTGCCCAGCCGAGGTGACAGCTTCGTCACGTCCGCGATGATGACGACGCGCAGGCTGGCCTGCGCGACAATCTTCTCGCGCAGCAGCGCGCCACCGCCGCCCTTGATGACGGAGAGGTCCGGCGCCACTTCATCCGCGCCGTCGATGGTGACGTCCAGCGTGGGGTGCTCCTCCAGCGTGGTGAGGGGAATGCCCAGCTGCCGCGCCAGCGCCTCGGTGGCGCGCGACGTGGGAACCCCTGACACGTCGAGCAGCCGCCCCGCCGCGCGCAGCGCCGCCAGCCGTCGCACCGCGAAGGCGGAGGTGCTGCCGGAGCCCAAACCCACACACATCCCGGGCAGGAAGAAGCGGTCCACCGCCGCCTCCGCGGCCTCGCGCTTGTCGTGCTCCGTCCGCGAGGCCGAGTCGTGCGCCATCTCCCGCTCCTTCATGCATGCCGGCGGACCTGGGATATCCCGCACCCCGAAACGTACTTCGCCGCGGCGCGGATGGGGTGGACGCCCGCCCGTCCACCGCCGCTCCGGACCAGGGCCCGCCTGGATGCTCTCAGAAGCGCAGCAGCAAGGCGTCGTAGGCGCCCGCGTTGCCGTGCCCGGGCAGGCTGCCCCAGGTGTAGCCCGCGACGTACACGCCTCCATCGTCACCCACGGCCACCGCCTGTCCGCGGTCCAGGGCCTCCGTGCCCACCTGCCGCGTGCCCATCCACTGACCCGACACGTCGTAGGTCGTCAGGAACACGTCGCTGCCACCCAGCGCCACGTTTCCGTCCAGCGCCCCCGAGGTGTGGCCCACGAGGTGAATCTCTCCCTGGACCCCCACCGCCACGCCCTGCGCGTAGTCCGTGGTGGCCGTGCCGGGCTGCCGCGCCCATTGAAAGACACCCGCCGCGTCGTACTTCACCAGCACCGCGTCATACATGCCCACGCGCGGGTTGCCCGCTAGCGCGCCGTAGGTGTAGCCGGAGACGTAGGCGGAGCCCTCCTCGTCCACCGCGATGCCCGTGCCGTACTCATCGCTGCTGGAGCCGAGCTGGCGCAGCCACTGCTCCTCGCCGCGCACGTTGAACTTCGCCACGAAGAGGTCCACGGTGGTGCCGGGAAGCGTGACGCCGTCCAGGCTGCCCGTCGTGTGGCCCACCAGGTACACGTCCTCCGCCGCGTTGATGGCCACGCCCAGCGCGACATCGTTGCGGTTCGAGCCGAACTGCCGCATCCAGTAGGGATTGCCGCCCGTGTCGAGCTTGCCCACCACCACGTCGTAGTTGCCCGGCGTGGGCGAGCCATCCAACCGGCCCAGCGAATAGCCGGAGAAGAAGAGGCCGTGCTGCTCCGCGCGGCGCGTGACGGCCACGCCCGTGGCGAAGTCATCCGTGTTCGTCCCGAACTGCCGCACCCACTTGAGCGCGCCCGCCCCGTCCAGCTTCGCCACGAAGAAGTCGGCGCCGCCCGCGTTGACGTACGGCAGGAAGCTGCCCCACGTGTGGCCCGCGACATAGACGTTGCCGTCCAGGTCCGCCGTCACCGCCAGCGCGCGGTCATTCATCGCCGTGCCCACGTGACGCACCCACTGGAGCGAGCCGTCCTTCGCGTCGTGCTTCGCGACGAAGACATCCTGGCCGCCCCACGGCGTCTCTTCACCCAGCTGTCCGCCGGTGTGCCCCGCCAGGTAGACCGCGTCGCCCACGGTGGCGACCGCCATGGCCTGCTCATCCGAGGCACTGCCCACCTGCTGCTGCCAGACAGGGGGCGACAGGGATACCGCGCTCGCGACCACGCACGACCAACACTTCCAGACCATGGGCGACTCCGCTCGAGATGAAGAATCCGCCCGACACTCTGACGTGTGTCTCAGGCGAGAAACATCTCGGAAGACGCGAGCCGTGGAGAGGAAGCCAGGCGACGCGGAGCGTTGGGCACTCCGCGTCGCTTCCGGAGGACCGCGAGTGAGGCGGCCTCCAGGTCCATCACACGTCAGATGTTCCAGCTGGCGCGGACACCCAGCATGATGAGTCCGTACGGGCCGTCATCCGCATACGGCAGCGGCGTCGTCCCGGAGGGCAGCGGCGCGGGCAGCGTCGTGGTGGTGGTGCCCGAGCGCGCGGTGTAGCTCGCGTACGTGCCCGTGAGGTACGGACCGAACGACAGCGAGTGCCCCAGGCGCCACTTGCCGCCCACGGTGACGTTGACGAACTCGGGGCCGCGCGTCTGGCTGTCCAGCTCCAGCTTGCCCGACACAACTCCTTGCGGCGTGGGGACCTGGATGGTGCCCGAGTTCTTGTTGGACAGAATCACCATGCCGAAGCCGACGCCGACGAACGGGTCGAACGAGGCCTCCGGCGAGAAGTGGTACTGGATGTGGGGACCGAAGCGCAGCTGCGAGGCCGAGCAATCCCAGCCACTCGGACAGGTGAGCGGACTCTCCTTCGTGATGATGTACGAGTAGCTGCCGTAGGCGCCCACGAACCAGTTGGGCGTCACGCGGTAGCCCAGCTCCACCAATACCGGCACCGCGCCGTTGGCCGCGTCCGCGAGCTTCACATCACCGACACTCTGGTCCAGCCGCGTGCTGTTCTTGTAGACGTAGCCCGCACCCGCCTGGAAGCCCAGGCCGACCGTGAGCTGCAAACCGGTGGGCGCGCTGTACCTCGTCTCCTGGATGTCTTCCGCGCTCGCGCCCGCCGAACCCAATGCGACCGCTGCTGCAAGGGCCCAACTCAGCCGTCCCGTCATATACCCCTCCGTCGAGTGGAGCGTTGAATCTAGAACAGCTCTAATGAGACAAGTAAGCCGCATTGCGTCATCGTTTCATTTGTGACGGTGAGCCGGCACTGACTGTCAATGGCGTGCACAATGCGGGGATGAACGTCACCCTGGAGCAGGCCCGAGCGCTGGACGCCCTCGCCCGCCACGGCACCTTCGCCGCCGCCGCCCAGGCATTGGGCAAGGGGCACACCGCAATCCTTTACACACTGCGTACGCTTGAAGCGCAGACGGAGCTGGAGCTGCTGGACCGGCGCGGCTACCGCACGCGGCTCACCCCGGCGGGGGAGCGCGTGCTGGAGCACTGCCGCAAGCTCCTCGCTGCGGAGAGGGAACTGGAGGCCACGTGCGCGGAGATTCGCGCGGGCTGGGAGCCCACGCTGCGCATCGTGTTCGACGGCGTGTTCCCCGCCGAGCCACTGTTACGCGTAGTGAAGGCGCTGCGGGCCGAAGGCGCGGGCACGCGGTTCCATGTCTCGTCGGAGTTCCTCGCGGGCGTGGAGGCGGCGTTCGTGCGGGATGAGGCCGACCTGATGGTGTCTGTATTACCCCCCTCCCTGCCGGGGCTGCGTGGGTATGCGCTGCCGGAGCTCAAGGCGCTCCTGGTGGCGCACCGCTCCCATCCGCTGGCGCGGCGGCGGCGCGGCACCATCCAAGAAGAGGAGCTGTCCGAGCACCTGCTGCTCACCGTGCGCGGCTCCGACCCGAGGCTCCAATTGAGCACCGTGTCCCTGGAGCTGCGCTCCACGGTGCACCTCAACGACTTCGCGGCGAAGAAGGCCGCCATCCTGGAGGGGCTGGGCTATGGCTGGCTTCCGGAGCACCTGGCCGCGCGGGAGCTGCGGCGCGGAGAGCTCAAGCTGCTCAAGCCCGCGAGCGGCTCCACGCATGCGTTCCTCCCCAAGCTGCACCACCGCACCGGCGTGAGGCTGGGCCGCGCCGCCCGCCGCGTGGTGAAGGCGCTCACCGGGACGGAGCCGCCCCAGTGAGCGCTGGCCGCGCTATCGCGTCGAGGTGTCGCAGTCGCCGGACACGTTGGGCGCCAGGGCGCCATTCACCGTGTTGTTGGTGAAGAGGTTGTCGGACGTCACCACCAGCTCCACGCCGCCGCTGCCACGGCTGCACACCACCACGCCGCCCGCGCCGGCCTGGTTGCCGATGAACTCGTTGCCTCGCAGCGTGAGCGCGCGCGTGCCCATGTCCTCCAGGTAGATGGCGGCGGCCGGGCCCTGCGTGACGACGTTGCCCTCGAAGCGGTTCTTCTCCACCAGGTCGTTGTTCGGCTGGAAGTAGTGCAGCGCTCCGCCGCCGCCCAGGTCGCGGATGTTCTGCGGGTTGGGCCACGTGAGCAGCGGACGGGGCGCAAGTGCGCTCTTGAGCGAGCCCCGGAAGGCCCTCAGCACGTTGTTGCGGAAGGTGTTGCCGCGCACCACCGAGTCGCGCCCGTGCGTGATGCACATCGCGCCCCCGCCCGCCATGGAGGACGAGCCCTCGACGGCGAAGCGGTCGATGTCCCACGTGCGGTTGTTCTCGAACAGCGTGTTCTCCACGCGCGAGCCCACGGTGAACATCAGGTCCAGCGCGCCGCACTTCGCGGCGGACTCGTTGTTGCGGAACACCGAGTCCGTGATGGTCACCGGCCCTGGATAGAAGGCCCACATCGCGCCGCGCGTCCGGTCCCGGTCGCCGTTGTAGTTCACCTTGCGCACCTGCTCGAAGACCATGTGCTCGAAGACGGGGTGCCCGTCTCCCACGGACTGGTCGCCGAAGAAGTTCATCCCCCACCAGCCATGGGGATTGCTGGAGGTGAAGGACACGGGCTTCTCCGCCGAGCCATGCACCCGGATGCCGCCGTACACCTGCAGCTCCACGCGGCCATCCTGGTTGTTCATCACGCTGTCGGGCGCGGAGGCCTCCACGTCCGCGAGCGTCACGCGCGGCGTGCCCACGAAGTCCAGGATGACGCCCGGCTCCACCGTGAGCACCTGGCCCTTGGGGATGCGGACGATGCCTCGCGCATCACCGACGATGCGATAGGGCGAGCCCCGCTCCGTCAGCGTCCCCGCCAGCGTGTCCGTGATGACGGTGCCGCCGTCGTCCGGCACCTCGACCACGGGGCCCGCGTCACGCTCGGGCAGCGGGCCCGCGTCGGACTCTCCTCCAGGCTGCGGGCCCGCGTCTGGCTCACCTCCCGGAGGCTTTCCCGGCGTGGAGGAGCAGGCGGCGACGAACATCCCCAACACGAGGGCCAGCGAGAGACGACTGGCATACTTGGAGGCGGATTGGTCCATACGCCGCGCCGTAGCACGATGACGCACGCGCTCGCAAAACCGGTGCGGGCTGGTAGAAGCACGCCATGTCGACCGACGTCCTCGTCCTCTCCTACTCGGGCTGTTCCACCTGCAAGAAGGCGCTGAAGTGGCTGGAGGCGAAGGGGGTGGCCCACACCGTTCGTCCCATCGTCGACACGCCGCCCACTGTCGCGGAGTTGGAACAATGGATACCCCGCAGTGGGGTGTCTGTCCGGA
This window contains:
- a CDS encoding right-handed parallel beta-helix repeat-containing protein, which produces MDQSASKYASRLSLALVLGMFVAACSSTPGKPPGGEPDAGPQPGGESDAGPLPERDAGPVVEVPDDGGTVITDTLAGTLTERGSPYRIVGDARGIVRIPKGQVLTVEPGVILDFVGTPRVTLADVEASAPDSVMNNQDGRVELQVYGGIRVHGSAEKPVSFTSSNPHGWWGMNFFGDQSVGDGHPVFEHMVFEQVRKVNYNGDRDRTRGAMWAFYPGPVTITDSVFRNNESAAKCGALDLMFTVGSRVENTLFENNRTWDIDRFAVEGSSSMAGGGAMCITHGRDSVVRGNTFRNNVLRAFRGSLKSALAPRPLLTWPNPQNIRDLGGGGALHYFQPNNDLVEKNRFEGNVVTQGPAAAIYLEDMGTRALTLRGNEFIGNQAGAGGVVVCSRGSGGVELVVTSDNLFTNNTVNGALAPNVSGDCDTSTR
- a CDS encoding LysR family transcriptional regulator, coding for MNVTLEQARALDALARHGTFAAAAQALGKGHTAILYTLRTLEAQTELELLDRRGYRTRLTPAGERVLEHCRKLLAAERELEATCAEIRAGWEPTLRIVFDGVFPAEPLLRVVKALRAEGAGTRFHVSSEFLAGVEAAFVRDEADLMVSVLPPSLPGLRGYALPELKALLVAHRSHPLARRRRGTIQEEELSEHLLLTVRGSDPRLQLSTVSLELRSTVHLNDFAAKKAAILEGLGYGWLPEHLAARELRRGELKLLKPASGSTHAFLPKLHHRTGVRLGRAARRVVKALTGTEPPQ
- a CDS encoding outer membrane beta-barrel protein, whose amino-acid sequence is MTGRLSWALAAAVALGSAGASAEDIQETRYSAPTGLQLTVGLGFQAGAGYVYKNSTRLDQSVGDVKLADAANGAVPVLVELGYRVTPNWFVGAYGSYSYIITKESPLTCPSGWDCSASQLRFGPHIQYHFSPEASFDPFVGVGFGMVILSNKNSGTIQVPTPQGVVSGKLELDSQTRGPEFVNVTVGGKWRLGHSLSFGPYLTGTYASYTARSGTTTTTLPAPLPSGTTPLPYADDGPYGLIMLGVRASWNI
- the rpiA gene encoding ribose-5-phosphate isomerase RpiA yields the protein MAHDSASRTEHDKREAAEAAVDRFFLPGMCVGLGSGSTSAFAVRRLAALRAAGRLLDVSGVPTSRATEALARQLGIPLTTLEEHPTLDVTIDGADEVAPDLSVIKGGGGALLREKIVAQASLRVVIIADVTKLSPRLGTHWPVPVEVLPFGWHSQRRFLESLGARVVPRVLADGTPYLTDQGNRVLDCAWGPIDAPEVLAARMAARAGIVEHGLFLREATDLVVAGPRGVEHRARPS
- a CDS encoding SBBP repeat-containing protein, which encodes MVWKCWSCVVASAVSLSPPVWQQQVGSASDEQAMAVATVGDAVYLAGHTGGQLGEETPWGGQDVFVAKHDAKDGSLQWVRHVGTAMNDRALAVTADLDGNVYVAGHTWGSFLPYVNAGGADFFVAKLDGAGALKWVRQFGTNTDDFATGVAVTRRAEQHGLFFSGYSLGRLDGSPTPGNYDVVVGKLDTGGNPYWMRQFGSNRNDVALGVAINAAEDVYLVGHTTGSLDGVTLPGTTVDLFVAKFNVRGEEQWLRQLGSSSDEYGTGIAVDEEGSAYVSGYTYGALAGNPRVGMYDAVLVKYDAAGVFQWARQPGTATTDYAQGVAVGVQGEIHLVGHTSGALDGNVALGGSDVFLTTYDVSGQWMGTRQVGTEALDRGQAVAVGDDGGVYVAGYTWGSLPGHGNAGAYDALLLRF